A single window of Rhizobium indicum DNA harbors:
- a CDS encoding LysR family transcriptional regulator, which translates to MRPLMLDLDSYLLRAFLTVAEIGTVNGAAVKLNRTQAAVSMQIRKLEELVGVTLFSRSSKGLELTSHGQIMLAYAREMVALSDEVGKRLTGKMIEDRIRLGVVEDFAAGHLIDILSAFRAQNPKVEIDIIVEPNRRLAKLFEDRKLDLVVCDITCLSRKPTLIWTEYLMWTVRSDFVVDAEKPLPIIMFEEECPWTLPTIAALSQRNVKWKTACVASTLVAMATAVRVGIGIAPMMLTTKPEGCRTLDRSADLPGPVRIEIGLYAQPETAEGARYLVDFISRHTAILSS; encoded by the coding sequence ATGCGGCCTCTGATGCTTGATCTTGATTCCTATCTGCTTCGTGCATTTCTGACCGTCGCGGAGATCGGCACCGTCAATGGAGCAGCCGTCAAGCTGAACAGAACGCAGGCGGCCGTGAGCATGCAGATCCGCAAGCTGGAGGAGCTTGTCGGCGTTACGCTGTTTTCGCGTTCGTCAAAGGGCCTCGAGCTCACGAGCCATGGGCAGATCATGCTGGCTTATGCCCGCGAAATGGTCGCCCTCAGCGACGAGGTCGGGAAAAGGCTGACAGGCAAGATGATCGAGGACCGCATTCGCCTCGGCGTCGTTGAGGACTTCGCAGCCGGCCACCTGATCGACATTCTTAGTGCCTTCAGAGCCCAGAACCCGAAGGTCGAGATCGACATCATTGTCGAGCCGAATCGCCGCCTCGCCAAACTGTTTGAAGACAGGAAGCTGGATCTCGTGGTTTGCGACATCACCTGCCTCTCGCGAAAACCGACCCTGATCTGGACCGAATATTTGATGTGGACGGTCAGATCCGACTTCGTGGTGGATGCGGAAAAACCGCTTCCCATCATTATGTTCGAGGAGGAGTGTCCCTGGACGCTCCCGACGATTGCAGCTCTGTCCCAGCGGAACGTCAAGTGGAAGACGGCGTGCGTCGCATCGACGCTGGTCGCTATGGCGACCGCGGTTCGCGTCGGTATCGGTATCGCGCCAATGATGCTCACCACGAAACCGGAGGGTTGCCGGACGCTTGACAGATCGGCGGATCTGCCCGGTCCGGTGCGTATCGAGATCGGTCTCTATGCTCAACCCGAGACGGCCGAAGGTGCGCGCTACCTTGTGGACTTCATTTCGCGGCATACGGCCATATTGTCCAGCTAG
- the sdhC gene encoding succinate dehydrogenase, cytochrome b556 subunit, which produces MANVTNNRPLSPHLQIYKPIPTMVMSIVHRITGGALYVGTLLVAWWLIAAASGQGSYDWANWVLGSLLGKLVLLGYTWALMHHMLGGFRHFMWDLGYGFGKEFSTKLAIANIIGSLCLTVLVWVIGFLIRF; this is translated from the coding sequence ATGGCGAACGTGACAAATAACCGGCCCCTATCGCCGCATCTGCAAATCTACAAACCTATTCCCACCATGGTCATGTCCATCGTCCACCGCATTACCGGTGGCGCGCTCTACGTCGGCACGCTGCTCGTCGCCTGGTGGCTGATCGCGGCGGCAAGCGGACAGGGCTCCTATGACTGGGCCAACTGGGTGCTCGGCAGCCTTCTCGGCAAGCTCGTGCTTCTCGGCTATACTTGGGCGCTGATGCACCACATGCTCGGCGGCTTCCGCCACTTCATGTGGGATCTCGGCTATGGCTTCGGGAAAGAGTTCTCGACCAAACTCGCCATCGCCAACATCATCGGGTCGCTCTGTCTGACCGTGTTGGTCTGGGTGATCGGCTTCCTCATTCGCTTCTGA
- a CDS encoding RidA family protein gives MMGQAKVDETLLADAAYLPGQVANLTRGASVTAQTNEILERINDMLLREGTDKSEVILANIWLRDLASFEEMNRAWDAWMPDSGTPRRATFEDKNLPPMCAIRIDVAASRKSGAGQI, from the coding sequence ATGATGGGGCAAGCCAAAGTTGACGAAACTCTCCTTGCGGACGCCGCCTATCTGCCCGGCCAGGTCGCAAACCTGACGAGGGGAGCGAGCGTGACGGCGCAGACCAACGAAATACTGGAGCGCATCAATGACATGCTGCTGCGCGAAGGTACCGACAAGTCAGAGGTCATTCTCGCCAATATCTGGCTCAGGGACCTTGCCTCATTCGAGGAAATGAACAGAGCCTGGGATGCTTGGATGCCGGATAGCGGAACGCCACGGCGGGCGACGTTTGAGGACAAGAATCTCCCGCCGATGTGTGCCATCCGTATCGACGTAGCCGCGTCGCGAAAGAGTGGGGCCGGGCAAATTTGA